One part of the Sulfolobus tengchongensis genome encodes these proteins:
- a CDS encoding glycosyltransferase family A protein, with the protein MEVTVGIPTYKNNGETIGRLLDALTKQSFKRFKILIVYKESEGDKTLDVISQFQNKLDIEIKFQKEGYFEEAMNILYSEADSDILITTDDDAIPSSIWIEDHVKLHQNFSEYGVIGPLEGNIKDTDYNLFKLAYSKIMESPLEQKMLSFNNYFAITGILVKNPFISNKYNIVKTFNPIGFNMSIKREVYEDFKLPCFTIRGIGNEPYLCLHAYRKNLPCALVNNCCKTDHIDRDSLSRPKSISGIRERFAEYMLSVYYLSKIYRLSLSKLKIDIFLKGLMWNLRANSPEEKAKIDGIRKGLNIALIAIKHNKDANWIRSRLKNL; encoded by the coding sequence ATGGAGGTAACTGTTGGCATACCCACATATAAAAACAACGGTGAAACTATAGGTAGACTGCTTGATGCATTAACAAAACAATCATTTAAAAGATTTAAGATTTTGATAGTTTATAAGGAATCTGAGGGAGATAAGACATTAGATGTAATATCACAATTTCAAAACAAACTTGATATAGAAATAAAATTCCAGAAAGAAGGATATTTTGAAGAAGCAATGAATATTTTATATAGTGAAGCTGATTCAGATATATTAATCACTACTGATGATGATGCAATACCTTCTAGTATTTGGATTGAAGATCATGTTAAATTGCATCAAAATTTTAGTGAATATGGAGTTATAGGTCCTCTAGAAGGAAATATTAAAGATACTGATTATAATTTATTTAAATTAGCATATTCTAAAATTATGGAAAGTCCATTAGAGCAAAAGATGTTAAGTTTTAATAATTATTTTGCAATCACTGGTATTTTGGTAAAAAATCCGTTTATATCAAATAAATATAATATTGTAAAGACATTTAATCCAATAGGCTTCAATATGAGTATAAAAAGAGAAGTATATGAAGATTTCAAGTTACCTTGTTTTACAATTAGAGGAATAGGGAATGAGCCTTATCTTTGCTTACACGCATATAGAAAGAACCTCCCTTGTGCATTGGTCAATAATTGTTGTAAAACAGATCATATTGATAGAGACTCCTTAAGTAGACCTAAGTCTATTTCAGGGATCAGAGAACGTTTTGCTGAATACATGCTTTCAGTATATTATTTAAGTAAAATCTACCGATTATCTCTATCTAAATTAAAGATTGATATATTTCTTAAAGGATTGATGTGGAATTTACGCGCTAATAGCCCCGAGGAGAAAGCCAAAATTGATGGGATTAGAAAAGGTTTAAATATCG